One genomic region from Sulfuriflexus mobilis encodes:
- the alr gene encoding alanine racemase, with the protein MSRPLRAEIRLSSLRHNLQRVRAAAPHSQIMTAIKANAYGHGMARVAHALHEADAFAVASIEEAIHLCESGISRPVVLLEGIFSAEELVLVQAYGLQLAVHCVEQVEWLESANVPKPLVVWLKIDTGMHRLGIAPQQARAMYERLHDCTAVGEIRFMTHFACADDPDNPLTARQQQQFADCLDGVAGQRSLANSAGILAHAGSHADWVRPGIMLYGASPLQGETAAGLGLQPVMTLKSRLIAVRQLSQGDSVGYGAQWVCPEAMPVGVVAGGYGDGYPRHAKEGTPVLVNGQRVPLIGRVSMDMITVDLRGMHASAGDEVVLWGQGLPAEEVAASAGTIAYELFCHVTARVPFVEV; encoded by the coding sequence ATGAGTCGTCCGCTGCGCGCGGAAATCCGCCTTTCCTCACTGCGACATAACCTGCAACGCGTCCGCGCGGCGGCCCCACATTCACAGATCATGACGGCCATCAAGGCCAACGCCTATGGCCATGGCATGGCCCGCGTCGCCCATGCCCTGCACGAGGCCGATGCCTTTGCCGTCGCCAGTATTGAAGAGGCCATTCACCTGTGTGAAAGCGGCATTTCCCGGCCGGTGGTATTGCTCGAGGGCATCTTCAGTGCCGAGGAGCTGGTACTGGTGCAGGCCTATGGGCTGCAACTGGCGGTGCACTGTGTCGAACAGGTCGAATGGCTGGAGTCTGCCAACGTGCCCAAGCCGTTGGTTGTCTGGCTGAAGATTGATACGGGTATGCACCGTTTAGGTATCGCCCCGCAGCAGGCCAGGGCCATGTATGAACGCCTGCACGACTGCACGGCCGTCGGTGAGATACGTTTCATGACCCACTTTGCCTGTGCCGATGACCCGGACAATCCCCTAACCGCCCGGCAACAGCAACAGTTTGCCGATTGCCTCGACGGCGTGGCGGGGCAACGTTCGCTGGCCAACTCGGCCGGTATACTCGCCCATGCCGGGAGCCATGCCGACTGGGTACGCCCCGGCATCATGTTGTATGGCGCCAGCCCCCTGCAAGGTGAGACCGCAGCAGGCCTGGGCCTGCAACCGGTGATGACATTAAAAAGCCGCTTAATTGCGGTCAGGCAATTAAGCCAGGGCGACAGCGTCGGTTACGGTGCACAGTGGGTCTGCCCCGAGGCCATGCCCGTGGGCGTGGTGGCCGGTGGCTACGGCGACGGTTACCCACGGCACGCCAAAGAAGGCACGCCGGTGCTGGTGAATGGCCAGCGTGTGCCGCTCATCGGTCGTGTCTCCATGGACATGATCACCGTCGACCTGCGCGGCATGCATGCAAGCGCGGGTGACGAGGTCGTCTTATGGGGACAGGGGCTACCGGCCGAGGAAGTGGCCGCATCGGCCGGCACGATCGCCTATGAACTGTTTTGTCATGTCACGGCACGTGTGCCGTTTGTCGAGGTCTAG
- the dnaB gene encoding replicative DNA helicase translates to MVEIVKNTSFSAPDSALAALKVPPHSVEAEQSVLGGLMLENASWDTVVEILSDIDFYRQDHRLIFRAIAYLAGKDSPYDAVTVSEYLHDLGELENVGGLGYLASIVQNTPSAANIRAYAEIVRERSVLRQLISVSTHISDAAFNTQGRQSTDILDEAERSVFEIAEQRARGRKGARNIKDLLNASLDRIDTLYKSGGGITGISTGFDDLDDMTSGLQRSDLIIVAGRPSMGKTAFAMNLAEYAAIKSAEPVAIFSMEMPGEQLTMRMMSSLGRINSNKVRTGALEKDDWPALSSAVSILSEAPLFIDDTPALTVGELRTRARRIKRDNDGKLGMIVIDYLQLMQGSMNSRGENRATEISEISRGLKSLAKELDVPVIALSQLNRSLEQRTDKRPIMSDLRESGAIEQDADVILFIYRDEVYNENTEYKGSAEIIIGKQRNGPIGKVTLTFRGQFTRFENFAPDAYGRDYE, encoded by the coding sequence ATGGTAGAAATCGTCAAAAACACCAGTTTCTCCGCCCCGGATTCGGCGCTGGCGGCACTCAAGGTCCCACCGCATTCGGTCGAGGCCGAGCAGTCCGTCCTCGGCGGGCTCATGCTTGAAAATGCGAGCTGGGACACGGTCGTCGAGATCCTCAGCGACATCGACTTCTATCGCCAGGACCACCGCCTGATCTTTCGTGCCATCGCCTACCTGGCGGGCAAGGACAGCCCCTACGACGCGGTGACGGTCTCTGAATACCTGCACGACCTGGGGGAACTGGAGAATGTCGGCGGCCTGGGGTATCTGGCCAGCATTGTGCAAAACACCCCGAGTGCGGCGAATATCCGCGCCTATGCCGAGATCGTCCGTGAGCGCTCGGTATTACGGCAACTGATCTCGGTCAGCACCCATATCAGTGACGCGGCCTTTAACACCCAGGGCAGACAGAGCACCGACATCCTCGACGAGGCCGAGCGCAGCGTCTTTGAGATCGCCGAACAACGTGCCCGCGGCCGCAAGGGCGCCCGTAATATCAAGGACTTGCTGAATGCCAGCCTGGATCGCATCGACACCCTGTACAAATCGGGTGGGGGGATCACCGGTATCTCCACCGGCTTTGATGACCTCGATGACATGACCTCGGGCCTGCAACGCTCAGACCTCATCATCGTCGCCGGTCGCCCCTCGATGGGCAAGACCGCCTTTGCCATGAACCTCGCCGAATATGCGGCCATCAAGTCCGCTGAGCCGGTGGCCATCTTCAGTATGGAAATGCCCGGTGAACAGCTGACCATGCGTATGATGTCGTCACTGGGTCGCATCAATTCCAACAAGGTGCGTACCGGTGCGCTGGAAAAGGATGACTGGCCGGCGCTGAGTTCGGCGGTGAGTATCCTCTCCGAGGCGCCCTTGTTTATCGATGACACCCCGGCGCTGACCGTCGGCGAACTGCGCACGCGTGCCCGCCGCATCAAGCGTGATAATGATGGCAAGCTGGGCATGATCGTTATCGATTACCTGCAACTGATGCAGGGCAGCATGAACAGCCGTGGTGAAAACCGCGCCACCGAAATTTCAGAAATCTCCCGCGGCCTGAAGTCACTGGCCAAGGAACTCGATGTGCCCGTGATCGCCCTGTCGCAGCTCAATCGTAGCCTCGAGCAACGCACCGACAAACGCCCGATCATGTCTGACCTGCGTGAGTCCGGTGCTATTGAGCAGGATGCCGATGTCATCCTGTTTATCTACCGTGACGAGGTCTACAACGAGAATACGGAGTATAAGGGTTCTGCCGAGATCATTATCGGCAAGCAACGTAATGGTCCGATTGGCAAGGTGACCCTGACCTTCCGTGGCCAGTTCACCCGCTTTGAAAATTTCGCCCCCGATGCCTATGGCAGGGATTATGAATGA
- the rplI gene encoding 50S ribosomal protein L9: protein MQIILLEKVQNLGDLGDKVNVKPGFGRNFLIPTGKAVPATESNVAAFEARRAELEKVAAEKLAAAQARADKLADLTVTISRKASDEGKLFGSVSNIDVADAITAAGVEISKSEVRMPEGAIRDIGEFDIAVHLHTDINSTVKVVVAGE from the coding sequence ATGCAAATTATCCTGCTTGAAAAAGTACAGAACCTCGGCGATCTGGGTGATAAGGTCAATGTTAAGCCAGGTTTTGGTCGTAACTTCCTGATCCCGACCGGCAAGGCTGTGCCAGCTACAGAAAGTAATGTGGCGGCATTTGAAGCCCGTCGCGCCGAGCTGGAGAAGGTCGCTGCTGAGAAACTGGCCGCCGCCCAGGCCCGCGCCGATAAGCTGGCTGATCTGACGGTTACGATTAGCCGCAAGGCCTCAGACGAAGGCAAGCTGTTCGGTTCTGTGAGCAATATCGATGTCGCGGATGCCATTACGGCCGCCGGCGTTGAAATCAGCAAGTCCGAAGTACGCATGCCGGAAGGTGCCATTCGTGATATAGGTGAGTTCGATATCGCCGTTCACCTGCACACCGACATCAACAGCACCGTTAAGGTGGTTGTGGCGGGCGAATAA
- the rpsR gene encoding 30S ribosomal protein S18 — translation MSRYFRRKKFCRFTAEGVDHIDYKDIATLKNYVTENGKIVPSRITGTKARYQRQLATAIKRARYLALLPYTDSH, via the coding sequence ATGTCACGTTATTTCCGTCGCAAAAAATTCTGCCGGTTTACCGCAGAAGGTGTCGATCACATTGATTACAAAGATATCGCCACCCTGAAAAACTACGTTACCGAGAACGGCAAGATTGTCCCTAGCCGTATCACCGGTACCAAGGCGCGCTACCAGCGCCAGCTCGCCACGGCCATCAAGCGCGCACGTTACCTGGCGCTGTTGCCGTACACAGATTCACACTAA
- the rpsF gene encoding 30S ribosomal protein S6, translating to MRHYEIVFLVHPDQSEQVPAMIERYRSGIEAKEGKIHRFEDWGRRQLAYPINKIHKAHYVLMNIECGQDALDELESAFRFNDAVIRNMVIKCDAAITETSPLAKAKDEREKPAERSAPADVAGKEAPATAAPVEASTDAEAAAE from the coding sequence ATGCGACACTATGAAATCGTGTTTCTGGTCCACCCTGACCAGAGTGAGCAGGTCCCGGCGATGATTGAACGTTACCGTTCAGGCATCGAAGCCAAAGAAGGCAAAATCCACCGTTTTGAAGACTGGGGTCGTCGTCAGCTCGCTTACCCTATCAACAAAATCCACAAGGCCCACTACGTGCTCATGAACATCGAGTGCGGCCAGGACGCCCTGGATGAACTTGAGTCTGCTTTCCGTTTCAACGATGCCGTGATCCGTAACATGGTCATCAAGTGTGATGCCGCCATCACTGAAACCTCACCCCTGGCCAAGGCCAAGGATGAGCGTGAAAAGCCTGCAGAAAGGTCTGCCCCGGCTGATGTAGCGGGCAAAGAAGCCCCTGCCACCGCAGCCCCTGTTGAAGCAAGCACAGACGCCGAGGCCGCTGCCGAGTAA